In one Grus americana isolate bGruAme1 chromosome 1, bGruAme1.mat, whole genome shotgun sequence genomic region, the following are encoded:
- the USF3 gene encoding basic helix-loop-helix domain-containing protein USF3 isoform X1 — translation MVPAVGLPLLSPPSPPALFSETMPEMTDNETPSKKQHRKKNRETHNAVERHRKKKINAGINRIGELIPCSPALKQSKNMILDQAFKYITEMKRQNDELLLNGGNNEQAEEIKKLRKQLDELQKENGRYIELLKANDICLYDDPTIHWKGNLKNAKVSVVIPSDQVQKNIIVYSNGSQPNGNNQGASVQGITFNVGHNLQKQTANVVPVQRTCNLVTPVTISGIYSTENKPWSQTTVSPLASAQPVPAGNVLELSTSENERGVLAAATASSQSMSGSGTERELQCSSGNAQLNDQNLPKSKNDEEGTKSTKKTLLQGIGLPSSASTEASQVQQVNDTCSNAHNSRSDVQEGCVTSATDTACMPSVRLSTADSFSPVNVLKSTDLVSSAGMPVTSAAEGVKAVTAISTLPAGPLENCWSFSGSSGVGTSDLKNMSSLTRMPSAGNTQTTWTTLQLAGNTVQPLSQTPSGIMTALLNEPVNGAAAVSSAHSRPLTTSISLNTSLPGDGQAAEQIVVTLPSCPPLPMQPLISQPQVKTQAAGNILPLNSAMQVIQMAQPVASAVTGAPANQNVIILQPPNPAPCPPIVRAEVPSQNVSQQIVIIQAANQNPLPLLSAQPSTSVRVPMNGPTAIANSSSCVQNASLPQTFGGKHLVHILPRPSSLPSSSSTQTFSVTMSNQQHPQTISLNGQLFALQPVMSSSGASNQAPMQIIQPTTSEDPNTNVALNTFGALANLNQSISQMAGQSCLHLSLSHPTNPTTVNNQIATVNCVSLPTSVASSVPAEVSVLTSASNSINTSPKKAAAGLPSNAKSKRMNKKPSTKKHQAVNSKASCPAVPCKDTGKVDSAPMETVAKHSNGKGLLENAPAVSQASATSQASGVAASNVVSVSDCHSKESASSEQAAKTCPVPEQSSAEAPASSPLASVVSEQLTLVPPTAKDAAPHQQARGSQNRPPTGSALSESPKPCETPSTLASSRTEAHVTHSQVAGTSTAQSSTASHTSKAGTISESCNIAQDSSAVMQDADLLEGQGLTKMLSDLTKERTTVEKSSSFTVQGEHSNFPMENAKSAESSVDLPEKQELLLMNTEGDTLSQHHSCIPDQEVVSASLITSRQADSPMSTSSGSSRGFSVASMLPDTTREDVSSSTSTSTCNSCTFSEQTDIVALAARAIFDQENLEKGGGGIQVNVRDAISKSTEVARLEREQQPFKAQPVKENNAGPLEAAPNKFSTQDTVQTNVDRQVEKPSCSVGGVETSNASLQLSTSQSPSITSLSVNNLIHQSRIVHPLVSCSSLSQSSEPASVLATVSLSLPSSTYVNQSPGPAMMSEYAQEQLNAIRASTMQAPQLQESHLKQQNHEGRKDSAKRAVQDDLLLSTAKRQKQCQTTPIRLEGMALMNRTPESIADQTQMLVSQIPPPNSSNSVASVSNQGHTDGLNRLFPSNSNFVTPALRQTEVQCGSQPSISEQGQAGQHLQPIQHVPAQGISHLHSNHPYLKQQQAGQLRERHHLYQLQHHVAHGENSVHSQPHSVHQQRTIQQEVQMQKKRNLIQGTQATQLSLQQKHHGGDQTRQKGGQPHPHHQQMQQQMQQHFGASQPEKNCENPATSRNHHNHPQSHINQDIMHQQQQEVSSRQQGSASEHVSGHNQMQRLMTSRGLDQQMVSQASIVTRPSDMTCTPHRQERNRVSSYSAEALIGKTPSNSEQRIGISLQGPRVSDQLEMRSYLDVSRNKGLVVHNMQGRLSVDHTVGSDVQRLSDCQTFKPAGPNQQPTGNFDVQASRNSEIGNSVSSLRGMQSQAFRISQNTGPSSIERQKRLPYQPVQGIPTGNTLPSRENENTCHQSFMQSLLAPHLGDQVSGSQRSIPEHQRNTQCGATSTIEYNCPPARESVHIRRDGDGQSRESCDMSIGAINTRNSSLNIPFSSSSSSGDIQGRNTSPNISVQKSNPMRMTDSHGTKSHMNTPVSSNMHGVVRPTHPHPAVSHGNGEQGQPSVRQPNSSVTQRSRHPLQDNGGSKIRQPERNRSGNQRHGNVFDPSLPHLPLSTSGSMILGRQQSAIEKRGSIVRFMSDGPQVSNDNPAPDQHTLSQNFGFPFIPEGGMNPPINANTSFIPPVTQPSATRTPALIPVDPQNTLPSFYPPYSPAHPTLSNDISIPYFPNQMFPNPSTEKPSSGSLNNRFGSILSPPRPVGFAQPSFPLLPDMPPMHMTNTSHLSNFNLTSLFPEIATALPPDGSAMSPLLSIANTSASDSSKQSSNRPAHNISHILGHDCSSAV, via the exons TGGAGAGACATCGAAAGAAGAAGATTAATGCTGGGATAAACAGAATTGGAGAACTCATTCCCTGCTCTCCAGCACTTAAGCAG agcaaGAACATGATCCTGGATCAGGCCTTTAAGTAtataacagaaatgaaaagacagaATGATGAACTACTGTTAAATGGAGGGAACAATGAACAGG CTGAAGAGATAAAAAAACTCCGGAAACAGTTGGATgaactgcaaaaggaaaatgggagaTACATCGAACTACTGAAAGCAAATGATATTTGCCTGTACGATGACCCTACAATCCACTGGAAGGGAAATCTCAAAAATGCAAAGGTCTCGGTTGTTATTCCCAGTGATCAGGTTCAAAAGAACATCATTGTCTATTCAAATGGGAGTCAACCCAATGGAAATAACCAAGGAGCGTCTGTCCAGGGAATAACATTTAACGTTGGTCATaatttacaaaagcaaacagccaACGTTGTGCCAGTCCAGAGAACTTGCAACCTAGTGACTCCTGTGACAATTTCTGGTATTTACTCCACAGAAAACAAGCCCTGGTCGCAAACTACAGTTTCTCCTCTGGCATCCGCTCAGCCAGTTCCAGCAGGGAACGTTCTTGAGCTTTCCACCTCAGAGAATGAGCGAGGCGTGCTCGCCGCTGCTACTGCCAGCTCACAGAGCATGTCTGGATCTGGAACAGAACGGGAACTGCAGTGTTCTTCAGGTAATGCACAACTGAATGATCAAAATCTCCCCAAAAGTAAAAATGATGAGGAGGGCACTAAATCAACAAAGAAAACGCTCCTGCAGGGAATTGGCCTTCCTTCCAGTGCTTCCACGGAAGCCTCCCAAGTTCAACAGGTGAATGACACTTGCTCAAATGCACACAATTCTAGGAGTGACGTTCAGGAAGGCTGTGTCACTTCAGCCACAGACACAGCTTGCATGCCATCTGTGAGACTGTCTACTGCAGATAGTTTTTCCCCTGTAAATGTCCTCAAAAGTACAGACTTAGTAAGTAGTGCTGGAATGCCTGTGacttctgcagcagaaggagTTAAGGCTGTGACGGCAATAAGCACTCTGCCTGCCGGTCCCCTAGAGAACTGCtggtctttttcaggctcttcgGGTGTTGGCACTTCAGACTTGAAAAACATGAGTAGCCTTACACGGATGCCTTCAGCTGGAAACACACAGACCACATGGACAACTTTGCAGCTAGCGGGAAATACCGTTCAGCCACTAAGTCAAACGCCATCCGGTATAATGACTGCACTATTAAACGAGCCAGTTaatggtgctgctgctgtatcTTCTGCTCACAGCAGGCCTTTGACTACAAGTATCAGTTTGAATACTTCCCTGCCTGGGGATGGCCAGGCAGCTGAACAGATTGTAGTTACCTTGCCCTCGTGCCCACCCTTACCTATGCAGCCATTAATCAGCCAGCCACAGGTTAAAACTCAGGCTGCAGGAAATATCCTTCCATTAAATTCAGCTATGCAGGTGATTCAGATGGCTCAGCCAGTCGCGTCAGCTGTTACAGGAGCACCAGCTAACCAGAATGTCATCATTCTCCAGCCTCCAAACCCCGCTCCGTGCCCTCCAATTGTGAGAGCGGAAGTTCCCAGCCAAAATGTTAGTCAGCAAATTGTAATTATACAAGCTGCTAATCAGaatcctcttcccctcctctccgcTCAGCCTTCCACTTCTGTAAGAGTTCCCATGAACGGGCCCACTGCAATCGCGAACTCTAGCAGCTGCGTACAAAATGCCTCTCTTCCACAGACTTTTGGAGGGAAACACCTTGTCCATATATTACCAAGACCATCCTCTTTGCCATCTTCTAGCTCTACGCAAACGTTTTCAGTGACAATGTCAAATCAACAGCATCCTCAAACTATCTCATTAAACGggcagctttttgctttgcagccTGTGATGTCTTCATCTGGAGCTTCAAATCAAGCCCCTATGCAAATTATTCAACCCACCACCAGCGAAGATCCAAATACCAATGTTGCCCTCAATACGTTTGGTGCTTTAGCTAACCTCAATCAAAGCATATCGCAAATGGCTGGACAGAGCTGCTTACACTTGTCTCTCAGCCACCCTACCAACCCTACAACTGTCAATAACCAGATTGCCACAGTTAACTGTGTGTCATTACCAACTTCTGTGGCATCTTCAGTACCTGCGGAGGTTTCGGTACTAACTAGCGCGTCTAATTCAATAAACacttcccccaaaaaagcagcCGCTGGTTTGCCATCCAATGCAAAATCAAAAAGGATGAACAAAAAGCCAAGTACGAAGAAGCACCAAGCAGTCAACAGTAAAGCGTCCTGTCCAGCAGTTCCTTGCAAAGACACAGGGAAGGTGGACTCTGCTCCCATGGAAACGGTGGCAAAGCATTCAAACGGTAAGGGGCTGCTTGAAAATGCTCCAGCGGTATCGCAAGCTTCAGCGACGTCACAGGCAAGTGGTGTGGCAGCATCGAATGTTGTCAGCGTTTCTGACTGTCATTCCAAAGAGAGTGCAAGCTCTGAACAGGCAGCCAAAACCTGCCCTGTCCctgagcagagctcagcagaggCGCCGGCTTCCTCACCACTGGCGTCTGTGGTGTCAGAGCAGCTGACGCTCGTCCCGCCGACTGCCAAAGATGCTGCTCCTCACCAGCAGGCCCGAGGGTCTCAGAACCGTCCACCAACCGGCTCTGCCTTGTCAGAGTCTCCCAAACCCTGTGAAACTCCCAGCACCTTAGCATCCTCTCGTACCGAAGCACATGTGACACATTCTCAGGTTGCTGGGACGtccacagcacagagcagcacagcaagtCATACGTCCAAGGCAGGAACGATATCGGAGTCCTGCAACATTGCGCAGGATTCCTCAGCGGTAATGCAAGACGCGGACTTGTTAGAAGGACAGGGTCTAACAAAAATGCTGTCTGATCtcacaaaagaaagaacaacTGTGGAAAAATCCTCTTCATTTACTGTTCAGGGGGAGCATTCTAATTTTCCCATGGAAAACGCTAAATCAGCAGAATCAAGTGTTGATTTGCCTGAGAAGCAAGAACTCTTGCTAATGAACACGGAAGGTGATACTCTCTCCCAGCATCACTCCTGCATTCCTGATCAGGAAGTAGTCAGTGCTTCCCTTATCACTAGCAGGCAGGCAGACTCCCCGATGTCAACTAGCTCTGGCAGCAGTCGAGGCTTCTCAGTTGCATCTATGCTGCCAGATACCACCAGAGAAGACGTTAGTAGCAGCACCTCAACCAGTACATGTAACAGCTGCACATTTTCAGAACAGACTGACATTGTAGCTCTCGCAGCAAGAGCTATTTTTGACCAGGAAAACCTTGAGAAAGGTGGAGGAGGAATACAGGTTAACGTGAGGGATGCCATCTCTAAGTCAACTGAGGTTGCACGTTTGGAGAGAGAGCAACAGCCTTTTAAAGCTCAaccagtgaaagaaaacaatgcagGACCATTGGAAGCAGCACCAAATAAATTCAGTACTCAGGATACAGTACAGACAAATGTCGATAGACAGGTTGAAAAGCCAAGCTGCTCTGTAGGAGGAGTGGAAACATCAAACGCTTCTTTGCAGCTTTCCACTTCCCAGTCACCAAGCATAACCAGCTTAAGCGTGAATAATCTGATACACCAGAGTCGCATTGTCCATCCCCTCGTGAGTTGCTCAAGTTTATCCCAGTCTTCAGAGCCAGCAAGTGTCCTTGCAACTGTGAGCCTCTCCCTTCCATCTAGTACGTACGTCAACCAGTCTCCAGGACCCGCTATGATGAGTGAATATGCTCAGGAACAACTGAATGCTATTAGGGCAAGCACCATGCaggctccccagctgcaggagtCACACTTAAAGCAGCAAAATCATGAAGGTCGCAAGGACTCTGCCAAGCGGGCTGTTCAAGATGACCTTCTGCTCTCTACAGCAAAGAGGCAAAAGCAGTGCCAGACAACCCCCATAAGGCTTGAAGGGATGGCGTTGATGAACCGAACACCAGAGAGCATTGCTGATCAAACACAGATGCTAGTTAGTCAGATTCCTCCTCCTAATTCATCCAATTCGGTGGCATCAGTGAGCAATCAAGGGCACACAGATGGCCTTAATAGGTTATTCCCATCAAACAGCAACTTTGTAACACCAGCTTTGAGGCAAACTGAAGTTCAGTGTGGTTCTCAGCCATCAATTTCAGAGCAaggccaggcagggcagcactTGCAGCCAATTCAACATGTTCCTGCTCAAGGTATATCTCACCTTCACAGTAATCATCCGTACTTAAAGCAACAGCAGGCTGGCCAGTTAAGAGAAAGGCACCACTTGTATCAGCTGCAGCACCACGTCGCTCACGGGGAAAACTCGGTCCACTCTCAACCCCACAGCGTCCACCAACAGCGAACAATACAGCAGGAGGTGCAGATGCAAAAGAAACGAAATCTCATCCAGGGAACACAAGCCACACAACTTTCTCTACAGCAAAAACACCACGGAGGTGATCAAACACGGCAAAAAGGTGGTCAGCCTCATCCTCACCACcagcaaatgcagcagcagatgcagcaGCACTTTGGAGCTTCCCAGCCTGAAAAGAACTGTGAAAATCCTGCAACAAGCAGAAACCATCACAACCACCCTCAGAGCCATATAAATCAGGATATTATGCATCAACAGCAACAAGAAGTTAGCAGCAGACAGCAAGGTTCAGCTTCTGAACATGTGTCAGGGCACAATCAGATGCAGAGACTTATGACCTCAAGGGGCTTAGACCAGCAAATGGTGTCCCAGGCAAGTATTGTAACCAGACCGTCAGATATGACGTGCACCCCTCATaggcaggaaagaaacagagttTCCAGCTACTCTGCTGAGGCACTGATTGGGAAGACGCCCTCTAATTCGGAACAGAGAATAGGAATATCTCTTCAAGGCCCTAGGGTTTCTGACCAGCTTGAAATGAGAAGCTATCTGGATGTTTCTAGAAATAAAGGGTTGGTTGTTCATAATATGCAGGGCCGCTTATCTGTCGACCATACAGTTGGCTCAGATGTGCAGCGGCTTTCTGATTGTCAAACTTTTAAGCCAGCTGGACCCAATCAACAACCGACGGGCAATTTCGACGTACAGGCTTCAAGAAACAGCGAAATCGGTAATTCTGTGTCATCCCTCAGGGGCATGCAGTCGCAAGCTTTTCGAATCAGTCAAAATACTGGGCCGTCATCCATAGAAAGACAGAAGAGATTGCCCTACCAGCCAGTACAGGGTATTCCAACAGGGAATACCCTGCCAtcaagggaaaatgaaaacacatgcCACCAAAGTTTTATGCAGAGTTTACTTGCCCCTCACCTTGGAGATCAAGTTAGTGGAAGCCAAAGATCAATCCCAGAACATCAAAGGAACACGCAGTGCGGCGCCACCTCCACAATTGAGTACAACTGTCCCCCAGCACGGGAGAGCGTCCACATCCGAAGAGACGGTGATGGCCAGAGTAGGGAGAGCTGTGACATGTCTATTGGTGCAATTAACACAAGGAACAGTTCTCTGAATATTCCTTTTTCAAGTTCTTCTTCCTCGGGAGACATTCAGGGCCGCAATACAAGCCCAAACATCTCTGTGCAGAAGTCCAATCCCATGAGGATGACGGACAGCCATGGAACTAAGAGCCACATGAATACGCCTGTTTCTAGCAACATGCATGGAGTTGTGAGGCCAACTCACCCTCACCCGGCAGTTTCTCACGGAAATGGCGAGCAAGGACAACCTTCTGTTCGTCAGCCAAACTCTTCAGTTACTCAGCGGTCGAGGCATCCTCTGCAAGATAACGGAGGTTCTAAAATACGTCAGCCCGAAAGGAATCGATCTGGAAATCAAAGACATGGAAACGTCTTTGACCCTAGTCTTCCCCATCTTCCTCTGTCCACCAGTGGTAGTATGATCCTTGGGCGCCAGCAGTCTGCGatagaaaaaagaggaagcatTGTCCGATTTATGTCTGATGGCCCTCAAGTCTCTAATGATAACCCGGCCCCTGACCAACACACTCTCTCTCAGAATTTTGGATTCCCTTTTATTCCAGAGGGTGGCATGAATCCACCGATAAATGCCAATACCTCTTTCATCCCACCAGTCACTCAGCCTAGTGCCACTCGAACACCAGCTCTAATCCCTGTCGATCCTCAGAATACCCTGCCATCCTTCTACCCTCCTTACTCCCCTGCCCATCCTACCCTTTCCAATGACATCTCTATCCCTTACTTTCCCAATCAAATGTTTCCTAACCCAAGCACAGAGAAGCCGAGTAGTGGAAGTTTAAACAATCGATTTGGATCCATTTTGTCTCCTCCCAGGCCTGTTGGTTTTGCTCAGCCgagttttcctttgcttccggATATGCCACCGATGCACATGACCAACACATCGCACTTATCCAACTTTAACTTGACATCTTTGTTTCCAGAAATAGCCACAGCTCTTCCTCCAGATGGTTCAGCAATGTCGCCTTTGCTTTCCATTGCAAACACATCTGCTTCAGATTCTTCTAAGCAGTCCTCAAACCGACCTGCCCACAATATAAGCCATATTCTAGGTCATGACTGCAGCTCAGCTGTATGA